The bacterium genome contains a region encoding:
- a CDS encoding glycosyltransferase, whose translation MAGVLWTIWIATGGLLTYVYAGYPLLSGLLARIAARPHRRDAIEPSVSLIILAYNEERGIAAKLENSLALDYPSDKLEIVVASDGSEDRTDEIVRGFADRGVRLFRADEHPGKTGTTNRVVPGTQGDILVFSDATGVYGHDALRALVRNFADPEVGAVSGRVTYTYGGSASAEGFDAYQKLVVFARKADGEWGTETSTSGSITAIRRELFRAIPCQLDFDMANPLHVAFAGYRTVYEPEATSGEEAREEAASEFGARVRMAVFSFSFLPYFLSHLRECQNRRYVFQMLSHKVLRWLSPFLLLGFLASSALLASQSTLAVSALTAQLLFYALAGAGYLMQGSRGLIARATGIPLFFVTINLAFLVGGMRWLRGERIGTWKPER comes from the coding sequence ATGGCCGGAGTCTTGTGGACGATCTGGATAGCGACGGGCGGGCTGCTCACCTACGTGTATGCGGGCTACCCCCTTCTGTCGGGCTTGCTTGCACGCATCGCCGCCCGTCCGCATCGCCGAGACGCAATCGAGCCCAGCGTTTCGCTGATCATCCTGGCCTATAACGAAGAGCGCGGCATAGCGGCCAAACTGGAAAATTCCCTCGCCCTCGACTACCCGAGCGACAAGCTCGAGATCGTGGTCGCCTCGGACGGCTCCGAGGACCGGACGGACGAAATCGTCAGAGGATTCGCCGATCGGGGCGTGCGCTTGTTCCGCGCGGATGAACATCCGGGCAAAACGGGAACCACCAATCGCGTCGTACCCGGCACCCAGGGCGATATCCTGGTGTTCTCGGACGCGACGGGCGTCTACGGTCACGATGCACTTCGGGCCCTGGTTCGGAACTTCGCCGATCCCGAGGTCGGTGCCGTCAGCGGGCGGGTTACATATACGTACGGCGGGTCCGCATCCGCCGAAGGTTTCGATGCCTACCAGAAGCTGGTGGTATTCGCGCGCAAGGCCGACGGTGAATGGGGTACCGAGACTTCGACCAGCGGCAGCATCACCGCAATTCGCCGCGAGTTGTTTCGGGCAATTCCCTGCCAACTCGACTTCGACATGGCCAATCCACTGCACGTTGCCTTTGCGGGATACCGCACCGTTTACGAACCGGAAGCGACCTCGGGTGAGGAAGCGCGGGAAGAAGCTGCAAGCGAGTTCGGCGCCCGAGTCCGCATGGCCGTCTTCTCTTTCAGCTTCCTCCCCTACTTCCTGTCGCACCTGCGCGAATGCCAGAATCGCCGCTATGTGTTCCAGATGCTCAGCCACAAGGTGTTGCGCTGGCTCTCACCCTTCCTGCTACTCGGGTTCTTGGCCAGCAGCGCCTTGCTCGCGTCTCAATCGACGCTCGCCGTCAGCGCACTCACGGCTCAACTCCTGTTCTATGCGCTAGCAGGGGCGGGCTATCTGATGCAAGGCTCGCGTGGCCTGATTGCACGAGCCACCGGCATCCCGCTGTTCTTCGTGACGATCAACCTGGCGTTTCTCGTAGGCGGAATGCGCTGGCTGCGCGGCGAACGAATCGGGACCTGGAAACCCGAACGCTAG
- a CDS encoding PilZ domain-containing protein — MARQRSTGTDIVGSVLSLFRQPKATKVKARVPTASKKKQPKMKVTPKKVSQEASGDEPRAIRVAQRFDLTASVELTSTGGCECGSGTVRNLSTSGVLIEPGTMDVPVGTSITVLFTVIADATNLTVTGRVARFTSEGLAVSFVAPDERFRAVVSQVIPKLAPKTEGAWRFRMPDKDPKKDKKGRR; from the coding sequence ATGGCGCGACAACGTTCAACAGGAACCGATATCGTCGGCTCCGTACTATCACTGTTTCGACAGCCCAAGGCGACCAAGGTCAAGGCTCGGGTGCCAACGGCATCCAAGAAGAAGCAGCCGAAGATGAAGGTCACGCCCAAGAAGGTCTCGCAGGAGGCCTCGGGCGACGAGCCTCGCGCGATTCGCGTGGCTCAACGTTTCGATCTGACGGCATCTGTGGAATTGACCAGTACCGGTGGCTGCGAGTGCGGAAGCGGTACTGTGCGCAATCTCTCCACGAGCGGTGTACTCATCGAACCGGGAACCATGGACGTTCCGGTGGGCACCTCGATCACGGTATTGTTCACGGTGATTGCAGACGCGACGAATCTGACGGTGACCGGACGGGTCGCGCGCTTTACCTCGGAAGGCCTCGCGGTCAGTTTCGTCGCTCCTGACGAAAGGTTTCGGGCCGTGGTCAGTCAAGTGATCCCGAAACTCGCGCCCAAGACCGAAGGCGCCTGGCGCTTCCGAATGCCGGACAAGGATCCGAAGAAAGACAAGAAGGGCCGCCGATAG
- a CDS encoding cytochrome c has translation MGEKMGAVSNSTIASLALAMVVLLGACAQANLQTSPEAPPVAVIVEPVVQGPPDPDAGKQFFDSIRGGNCKICHYTNERRMVGPGMRNVTRRHTEDWLRMWLNDPQGTWRSGHPETEELRTRTRKNKVPVTACVKQPMTEKQVDDLISFLKTLETDQTP, from the coding sequence ATGGGAGAGAAGATGGGCGCGGTTTCGAATTCTACAATCGCGAGCCTCGCGTTGGCGATGGTAGTGCTCCTGGGAGCCTGCGCGCAGGCCAATCTCCAGACCAGTCCAGAGGCTCCACCTGTCGCCGTGATTGTCGAGCCCGTGGTTCAGGGCCCTCCCGATCCCGATGCGGGAAAGCAGTTCTTCGACAGCATCCGCGGAGGCAACTGCAAGATCTGTCACTACACGAACGAGCGACGCATGGTCGGTCCCGGCATGAGAAACGTCACCCGGCGCCACACGGAAGACTGGCTTCGCATGTGGCTCAACGATCCACAGGGAACCTGGCGCAGTGGACATCCCGAGACTGAAGAACTGAGGACCAGGACGCGCAAGAACAAGGTTCCCGTCACCGCTTGTGTGAAGCAGCCCATGACCGAGAAGCAGGTGGACGACCTGATCTCCTTCCTCAAGACCCTGGAAACGGATCAGACGCCGTAG
- a CDS encoding polysaccharide deacetylase family protein translates to MLGWVALVGWVGVAGLAAVLSRMYREESRDDRILCLLYHRVIPRSTYDRFTGTEQIFSMPDDRFKEQLVWLRAHGYHFIGLDQLAAHLSTKAPLPDNPVFISFDDGCESVYKHALPILSGLGIPSTVFVTIDEDAWIFHEGEYFERRMTIEEMRSCAEGGIQIGSHAVSHRGLNEMSRERVLDELVRSKKTLSEWIDRKVDHFAVPLNFYKRETLELCKEAGYASVCTSDNGTCNRDTDPFKIKRFIIEGSYDLAAFEHSLSPRVILQRRIINAMKKLPPKILGERIWMPLRQAIFNSPLGPFLTIGRLRMMLLVLAALGGLGLVAITLVALG, encoded by the coding sequence GTGCTGGGCTGGGTTGCACTCGTGGGTTGGGTCGGGGTCGCTGGGCTCGCTGCTGTGCTTTCGCGCATGTACCGAGAGGAAAGCCGCGACGATCGCATTCTCTGTTTGCTCTACCATCGCGTCATTCCGCGTTCTACCTACGACCGGTTTACAGGTACCGAGCAGATCTTCTCGATGCCAGACGATCGCTTCAAGGAACAGCTCGTCTGGTTGCGCGCGCACGGTTACCACTTCATAGGTCTGGATCAGCTGGCCGCGCATCTGAGCACGAAGGCGCCTCTGCCCGACAATCCGGTCTTCATCTCCTTCGACGACGGTTGCGAGAGTGTGTACAAGCACGCGCTCCCGATCCTCTCGGGCCTGGGTATACCCTCGACCGTGTTCGTGACCATCGATGAGGACGCCTGGATCTTTCACGAAGGCGAATACTTCGAACGTCGCATGACGATCGAAGAGATGCGCAGCTGTGCAGAGGGCGGGATCCAGATCGGATCACACGCCGTCAGCCACCGCGGGCTGAACGAGATGAGTCGTGAGCGGGTCCTGGACGAACTCGTGCGCTCGAAGAAAACACTCTCGGAGTGGATCGACCGCAAGGTCGACCACTTCGCCGTACCGCTGAACTTCTACAAACGCGAAACCCTGGAACTGTGCAAGGAAGCGGGTTACGCGTCAGTCTGTACTTCAGACAACGGCACGTGCAATCGCGATACGGACCCGTTCAAGATCAAGCGCTTCATCATCGAAGGCAGCTACGACCTGGCCGCATTCGAACACTCGTTGTCGCCTCGGGTGATTCTGCAGCGTCGCATCATCAACGCAATGAAAAAGCTGCCACCCAAGATTCTGGGCGAGCGCATCTGGATGCCCTTGCGTCAGGCCATCTTCAACAGTCCGCTCGGTCCCTTCCTGACGATCGGCCGTCTGCGCATGATGCTCTTGGTCCTGGCTGCGCTCGGCGGTCTGGGGTTGGTCGCGATTACGCTCGTCGCCCTGGGCTGA
- a CDS encoding DUF3473 domain-containing protein, whose protein sequence is MARKTNMLTIDVEDWFHILESDDAPGRDGWEDLPSGVERNTDRLLELLDEGGAHATFFTVGWVAWKYPELIKRIAAAGHELASHSFWHEVVRRHDRASLAGDLAASRKLLEDLTSQPCEGFRAPGNSITPQDAWAFELIAEAGFSYDASLCPAASSHGGFPSPYKQPHIVRCNAGDLVEIPAATFGFGRFRLPYGGGGYVRLFPWSFLRFAIAADNSRGRPTNIYIHPREIDVDQPRIALPRLRRFKYYVGLETTERKLRAMMEHYRCIGVRRWIAENHPAVIGKVLDVRELARTTQPTPDPMHLPPAPPSAAARV, encoded by the coding sequence GTGGCCCGTAAGACCAATATGCTCACGATCGATGTCGAGGACTGGTTCCATATCCTCGAAAGCGACGATGCCCCCGGACGGGACGGCTGGGAAGATCTGCCCTCCGGGGTCGAGCGCAATACCGATCGTCTGCTGGAACTGCTCGACGAAGGCGGCGCGCACGCCACGTTCTTCACGGTCGGCTGGGTGGCGTGGAAGTATCCGGAGCTGATCAAGCGCATCGCCGCGGCGGGCCACGAGCTGGCCAGCCATTCCTTCTGGCACGAAGTCGTGCGACGACACGACAGGGCATCGCTGGCCGGCGATCTGGCCGCATCTCGCAAGCTGCTCGAAGATCTGACCTCGCAACCTTGCGAGGGTTTTCGCGCACCGGGGAATTCGATCACACCCCAGGATGCGTGGGCTTTCGAACTGATTGCCGAGGCCGGTTTCAGCTACGACGCATCGTTGTGTCCGGCGGCCTCGAGTCACGGAGGCTTTCCCTCTCCGTACAAGCAGCCACATATCGTGCGCTGCAATGCCGGGGATCTGGTCGAGATTCCCGCGGCGACTTTCGGGTTCGGTCGCTTCCGCCTTCCCTACGGCGGGGGGGGGTATGTGCGCTTGTTCCCCTGGAGTTTTCTGCGTTTTGCAATCGCCGCAGACAATTCACGCGGTCGACCGACGAACATCTACATTCATCCGCGCGAAATCGACGTAGACCAGCCGCGTATTGCGCTGCCGCGTCTGCGCCGCTTCAAGTACTACGTGGGGCTCGAGACCACCGAGCGCAAGCTGCGCGCGATGATGGAGCACTACCGCTGCATAGGCGTGCGCCGTTGGATTGCCGAGAATCACCCTGCGGTGATCGGCAAAGTGCTCGACGTGCGCGAGCTGGCGCGCACTACGCAGCCTACGCCGGATCCAATGCACCTTCCGCCCGCGCCTCCGTCAGCCGCGGCGCGAGTCTGA
- a CDS encoding alpha/beta fold hydrolase, which yields MAQNPHFSDYVAPHAWCGSGPPLLLIAGLGGKGTSWRPYLQTAAKHFSVLTFDNRGAGLAPALEGPVSIRDLALDVLALMDHLGLERVPVMGRSMGGMIAQELALLAPERVSKLVLVATTGRCDAHVSAIFELWAEMAEERVPAQIRHRSSMLWCLGQQALQNEAAVQPYLKTKLGADRPDDYAFQARACASHDALDRLADLTVPSLVIAGEDDRLTPPAHALALAETIPTCGLEIIPGAGHLVYLEQPELFTHAATDFLLRDRIETGEDSGEILARRRAPICPESTKPC from the coding sequence ATGGCCCAAAACCCACACTTCTCGGATTACGTGGCACCCCATGCATGGTGCGGCAGCGGTCCCCCGCTGCTCTTGATCGCCGGCCTCGGTGGAAAGGGCACGAGCTGGCGCCCATATCTGCAGACGGCCGCCAAGCACTTCTCGGTATTGACCTTCGACAATCGCGGCGCGGGCCTGGCGCCTGCGCTCGAGGGTCCGGTTTCGATCCGCGATCTGGCGCTAGATGTGCTGGCACTCATGGATCACCTGGGGCTGGAACGCGTGCCGGTCATGGGTCGCAGCATGGGCGGGATGATCGCCCAGGAACTCGCGCTGCTCGCGCCCGAGCGAGTCTCCAAGCTGGTGTTGGTGGCCACCACGGGCCGGTGCGACGCTCACGTTTCGGCGATCTTCGAGCTCTGGGCGGAAATGGCAGAAGAAAGAGTCCCGGCCCAGATCCGCCACCGCAGCTCCATGCTCTGGTGCCTCGGCCAGCAAGCCCTGCAGAACGAAGCAGCGGTCCAGCCGTACCTGAAGACGAAGCTCGGCGCGGATCGGCCGGACGACTACGCCTTCCAGGCACGGGCGTGTGCAAGCCACGACGCACTCGACCGATTGGCGGATCTGACGGTACCCTCACTGGTGATCGCCGGTGAAGACGATCGGCTCACGCCCCCGGCTCACGCCCTCGCCCTGGCCGAGACGATTCCCACATGTGGGCTCGAGATCATTCCGGGCGCGGGCCACCTCGTCTATCTTGAACAACCCGAACTCTTCACCCACGCGGCCACGGATTTCCTGCTCCGCGACCGAATCGAAACGGGAGAGGATTCGGGAGAGATTCTCGCCAGAAGGAGAGCGCCGATATGTCCGGAAAGTACGAAGCCGTGTTGA
- a CDS encoding aspartate aminotransferase family protein: MSGKYEAVLNREKLVFAPGVRRWPLALDRGAGSKVWDVEGREFLDLTAGWGVTSIGHCHPALAEAIADQASKLMQTTNVVYSEPQLDLAERIARISPANMQHSFFTSSGAEANEGALKLAVRRTGRSKFVATLNSFHGRTLGAMGCLGQEKYRKPWAGIVHEADFAPYGDLAAAQQLIDKDVAAVIVEPIQGEGGVVVPPADYLTGLEKACRDVGALLILDEVQTCCGRTGRWMALEHSGVQPDILTFGKGIGGGVPIAAFSATDDVMNAIVPGDHGGTYAGNLLACRAAATVMKVIEDDGLVENARVLGDHIMERFGALAKRQADKVEAVRGAGLLVGLVLRDAELAAAVHPETRERGVLVNLTAERVIRLFPALNIPRDELDQALDVIEAVVEKS, translated from the coding sequence ATGTCCGGAAAGTACGAAGCCGTGTTGAACCGCGAGAAGCTGGTCTTTGCACCGGGCGTGCGACGCTGGCCGCTTGCGCTCGATCGAGGAGCGGGCTCCAAGGTCTGGGACGTTGAAGGCCGCGAGTTTCTCGATCTGACGGCGGGCTGGGGTGTGACCTCAATCGGTCACTGCCATCCGGCGCTGGCCGAAGCGATCGCAGATCAGGCGAGCAAACTCATGCAGACGACCAACGTCGTGTACTCCGAGCCACAACTCGATCTGGCAGAACGCATCGCCCGCATCAGCCCGGCGAACATGCAGCACTCGTTCTTCACGTCATCGGGCGCCGAGGCCAATGAGGGCGCACTCAAGCTGGCTGTTCGCCGGACCGGGCGCAGCAAGTTCGTCGCCACACTCAATAGCTTCCACGGACGCACACTCGGCGCCATGGGATGCCTCGGCCAGGAGAAGTACCGCAAACCCTGGGCGGGCATCGTGCACGAGGCGGATTTCGCACCCTACGGAGATCTGGCAGCCGCCCAGCAGCTGATCGACAAAGACGTGGCCGCCGTGATCGTCGAGCCCATCCAGGGCGAGGGCGGGGTCGTCGTTCCACCGGCCGACTATCTGACCGGTCTCGAGAAAGCTTGTCGCGATGTCGGTGCGCTGTTGATCCTCGACGAGGTCCAGACCTGTTGTGGTCGCACCGGACGTTGGATGGCACTCGAGCACAGCGGTGTACAACCCGACATCCTGACCTTCGGCAAGGGCATTGGGGGTGGCGTTCCGATCGCGGCGTTCAGCGCGACCGACGACGTCATGAACGCCATCGTGCCGGGAGATCACGGTGGAACCTACGCCGGTAATCTGCTGGCTTGCCGGGCCGCAGCCACCGTCATGAAGGTGATCGAAGACGATGGACTGGTCGAAAACGCGCGAGTGCTTGGAGACCACATCATGGAGCGCTTCGGGGCACTCGCCAAGCGCCAGGCCGACAAGGTCGAGGCCGTGCGCGGCGCGGGCCTGCTCGTGGGCCTGGTACTCCGCGATGCCGAACTCGCTGCGGCGGTGCACCCGGAAACCCGCGAACGCGGCGTGCTGGTCAACCTGACCGCCGAGCGGGTCATCCGACTCTTCCCCGCACTGAACATCCCCAGGGACGAACTGGATCAAGCCCTGGACGTGATCGAAGCGGTCGTCGAAAAATCCTAG
- a CDS encoding acetolactate synthase, with protein MPVHGGKLAARALKAAGVDCIFTLSGGHVMAIYDGAIDEGIRIIDVRHEQAAVHAADAYSRLNPGKIGCAVLTAGPGVTDGVTGVANAWRANSPILVIGGQGPFDNMRRGSLQEMDHVSVMKPITKWADACYETKRIPEYIEIAVRHAVSGVPGPSFLEIPMDILTGASEFEDAWFPTFRQAPRLQPDRTAVLEALQILKGAKRPIMMAGTGVKWSEGSEALRQFAQETRLPVFLNGMGRGQLRSDDPQFFNRVRKDAMKQCDVFVLAGALLDFRLRYGQSIPADAKIIQLDMDNTLIGQNRSPAAAVVGNIGTALETMQQLMKDESIQLDFTAWRDELRAKETEIEASFQDQLNSDEVPVDPLRMAREIRDFIDEDTILIGDGGDIVAQAAKVLPVLKENCWMDPGPLGTLGVGMPFALAAQASFPDKKVLIIYGDGSFGLNGFEFDTAIRFNLPIVGIIGNDAAWGQMLRPQVALFGKDRAVATHLNYTRYDKVVEAMGGHGEYCEKPDEIRPALERAFASGKPACINVKIRKDEGAPKGSTYV; from the coding sequence ATGCCAGTTCACGGTGGCAAACTCGCCGCGCGCGCTCTCAAGGCGGCCGGCGTCGACTGTATCTTCACACTCAGCGGTGGGCACGTCATGGCCATCTACGATGGTGCGATCGACGAAGGCATCCGCATCATCGACGTACGCCACGAACAGGCCGCGGTCCACGCAGCAGACGCGTACAGTCGCCTGAACCCCGGAAAGATCGGCTGCGCAGTGCTGACCGCCGGACCCGGTGTGACCGACGGCGTGACCGGCGTCGCGAACGCCTGGCGAGCGAACAGTCCCATACTGGTGATCGGCGGACAGGGGCCATTCGACAATATGCGCCGCGGATCGCTACAGGAGATGGATCACGTTTCGGTGATGAAGCCGATCACGAAGTGGGCCGACGCCTGCTACGAGACCAAGCGCATTCCCGAGTACATCGAAATCGCGGTTCGCCATGCGGTGTCCGGCGTGCCCGGTCCCTCGTTCCTCGAGATTCCGATGGACATCCTCACCGGTGCTTCGGAGTTCGAAGATGCCTGGTTCCCGACCTTCCGTCAGGCCCCGCGCCTGCAGCCCGATCGAACCGCAGTGCTCGAAGCTCTGCAGATCCTCAAGGGGGCCAAGCGTCCGATCATGATGGCCGGTACCGGCGTCAAGTGGTCGGAGGGTTCAGAAGCACTGCGTCAGTTCGCACAGGAGACCCGACTGCCGGTCTTCCTGAACGGCATGGGCCGGGGTCAGTTGCGTTCCGACGATCCGCAGTTCTTCAATCGCGTGCGCAAGGACGCGATGAAGCAGTGCGACGTCTTCGTGCTCGCCGGTGCATTGCTCGACTTCCGCCTGCGCTACGGCCAGTCGATTCCCGCCGACGCGAAGATCATTCAACTCGATATGGACAATACGTTGATCGGCCAGAATCGTTCGCCCGCCGCTGCGGTCGTGGGCAATATCGGAACGGCGCTGGAGACCATGCAGCAGTTGATGAAGGACGAGTCGATCCAACTGGACTTCACCGCCTGGCGAGATGAACTCCGGGCGAAGGAGACCGAGATCGAGGCGAGCTTCCAGGACCAGTTGAACTCGGACGAGGTGCCGGTTGACCCGCTGCGGATGGCGCGTGAGATTCGCGACTTCATCGACGAAGACACGATCCTGATCGGCGACGGCGGCGACATTGTCGCCCAGGCGGCGAAGGTCTTGCCGGTTCTCAAGGAGAACTGCTGGATGGATCCGGGACCGCTCGGAACTCTGGGTGTCGGTATGCCGTTTGCGCTGGCCGCGCAGGCGTCGTTCCCGGACAAGAAGGTCCTGATCATCTACGGCGATGGTTCGTTCGGCCTCAACGGTTTTGAGTTCGATACCGCGATTCGCTTCAACCTGCCGATCGTCGGCATCATCGGAAACGACGCGGCGTGGGGTCAGATGCTGCGTCCGCAGGTCGCCTTGTTCGGCAAGGATCGCGCGGTCGCCACGCACCTCAACTACACGCGTTACGACAAGGTCGTCGAGGCGATGGGTGGACACGGCGAGTACTGCGAGAAGCCTGACGAGATCCGTCCGGCGCTCGAACGCGCCTTTGCGTCGGGCAAGCCCGCGTGCATCAACGTCAAGATCCGCAAGGACGAAGGCGCGCCGAAGGGCAGCACCTACGTCTGA